A stretch of the Heterodontus francisci isolate sHetFra1 unplaced genomic scaffold, sHetFra1.hap1 HAP1_SCAFFOLD_550, whole genome shotgun sequence genome encodes the following:
- the LOC137361308 gene encoding probable G-protein coupled receptor 139 codes for MRVPLSFYPFKMLPPMFQTVMIYYPIIAAIGIPVNVMTIVILSRGKCGLSRCITHYLVAMAAADLLVTITDVVLNRINDYYFPTTFLFLTPVCSFHTVLVRAATDISVWLTVAFTFDRFVTICCQKLRTKYCTEKTAAVVIGTVCLLFCLKNIPWYFTFEPYITIDNIPWGCHQKLQYYTLTAWIAFSWIDRCLTPLLPTFLILLLNALTIGHILVASRVRRRLRGTRNAVDHSDPEMESRRKSIILLFAISGNFILLWMTYVIVFLLIQITNQYYLTDFNDPMMIADYTSYMLLLLSCCTNTCIYAVIQTKFREELKNGMKYPLRIILTLLKQRK; via the exons ATGAGAGTTCCATTGAGCTTTTATCCATTTAAAATGTTACCACCAATGTTCCAGACAGTAATGATTTACTATCCGATTATAGCAGCAATTGGAATCCCAG TAAATgtgatgacgattgtgatcctgtcccggggaaagtgcggtctctccagatgtatcactcactacctggtcgccatggcagcagcggatctattgGTCACTATCACTGACGTGGTGTTAAATCGGattaatgattattatttcccgACTACCTTCCTGTTTCTCACCCCTGTGTGCTCTTTCCACACCGTCCTGGTTCGTGCAGCCACTGAtatttctgtctggttaacagtcgctttcacttttgatcgttttgttactatttgttgccagaagctgaggactaaatattgcaccgagaaaacggcagctgtagtTATAGGAACTGTGTGTCTGCTGTTCTGTTTGAAAAacattccctggtactttacatttGAACCCTACATTACAATCGACAACATACCCTGGGGCTGCCATCAAAAGCTGCAGTATTACACATTAACTGCATGGATAGCATTTAGCTGGATTGACCGCTGTCTCACCCCACTGCTCCCAACATTCCTGatattactgctcaatgctctgaccattggacacattttagtggccagtagagtccGCAGGAGGTTGAGGGGCACCAGGAATGCCGTGGATCACAGTGATccggagatggagagcagaagaaaatctatcattttactgttcgcTATATCCGGAAACttcatactgttatggatgacgtaTGTGATAGTTTTCCTATTAATCCAAATTACAAACCAATATTATTTAACAGACTTCAATGACCCGATGATGATCGCAGACTATACCAGCTACATGCTCCTGCttttgagctgctgcacaaacacgtgtatttatgcagtgatccagactaaattcagagaggagctgaagaatgggatgaAATATCCACTGAGGATAATACTTACATTATTGAAACAAAGAAAATAA